CCGTCGCGAATCCGGACGCGTACGTCGTAGCCGGCCACCCCGGGCTGTGCCGGCGGCTTGGCGGCGGCCTCCAGTGCTTCCGCCGCGGCCAGCAACTCGCGTGCGAGGGCGTCGCTGTCCGGCGCGACGGTCGTGGCGTCCGCCGAAAGTCTCCTGCCTCGCCGACGCTCAGCTGGCATGGTTGCCCCACATCACGATGAAAATCAGGACGAGCACCGCCACCACCCACGGCCACCAGCGCGCGAACCTGCCGCGTGCGGACGGTACGTCGCGCATGGCGGCGTCCGCGGCGAGCGCGGCGGCCACCTCGCCGTCGGCCGCCATCGGGTCGTTGATCTTGTGATGCGGTGCGACGAGCCCGATCAAGCGCGTGAAGAACGTGTCGGCGAGCGCGTTCGCGGCGGCGTCGGCCTGCGGGCCGTCCAGATGGGCGTACTCGCCGCCGAACTGCGCCGTCAGATCGTAGGTCAGCAATGTGTTCATCGGTCCTTGCGATAACAGCGCCACGGACGCCCGACCTCGGGTGAGCCCGGCCGAGGACCCCAGTCCGTCGAAATTCAATACGTACGATGTGGGCGGCACCACGTCGGTGAGCGTGATCCGACCGCTCCAGCGCCCGCCCATCGGGCCGAGCGTCGCAACGATGACGACATCCCACGTCGCGTCGTCGACGCGTTCGATCGACTGGCAACCCGGAATGCACTGACGCAACACTCCCGGGTCGTTCAGCGCAATCCACGCGACATCCCTGGCGACCGGCAGTTGCCGGCTGTTCCGTAGTTCCATTGCCCCTCCCTTACGTTTGCCTTCGTTTGACTTCGCTGCCCCGGGCGTCACCGCGGTCATCCGTCTTCACGCACACTCGACCCCGGCAAACCTGTCGAATGTCGAAATATTGTGACACGAGTTACCTCGCGTCATACCGCCCCTGCGACAGTGAGTCCGCCCTTGTGCACGCGACATCGCCGGACTTCCGCGAACGCCGATCGGTCGTCTCTGCCCGGGTCCGATCGCTCCGAATCGCCTCGGGCCCACACTCGCATCACACCCGAATCGCAACGAACAGCGGCCTCACACCGCCGTATCGCACGAAATACAGCGCAAGCCGAGGCGCGATATACTCGGCGCATCACAACGAGCGGTTGATTGTCGGCATCGGCCAGTCCCTCGGGCCCTACGCGTATCCACGGCCGCGCTTTACTGCGCGCGCGATGCCACGGGACCACCCCGCCGGGGCCCCTGCCTCGCAGAGATTGCCGCTCGCGTATTGACGAAGGAACCGTGCAATGGACAGTGTCGATCTGGAAGTGCTGAAGTCCGCCGTACAGTGGTCGCGCGCGGGCTTTTTCGTTACGCTCGGCACCGTCGTACGCACCTGGGGATCGGCGCCCCGCCCCGTGGGCTCGATGCTCGCCATCCGCGAAGACGGCCACATGGTCGGCTCCGTCTCGGGTGGCTGCGTCGAGGACGATCTCATCGCCCGCATCCGCGGCGGCGACTGGCCGCAGGATCGTCCACAGCTCACGAGTTACGGTGTGACGGCCGAGGAAGCGCACCGTTTCGGATTGCCCTGCGGCGGCACGCTGCAACTCGTGCTGGAGCCCGTGCGCGAAACGTCGCGCATCGCGGAACTGCTCGACGCCATCGCACAATTCCGGCTCGTCGTACGCGAGCTCGACATGATCACCGGCGCCGTGCAGATGGCGCCGGGCCATCGCACACCGCCTGTCGAATTTGACGGCGCGCGGCTCATCACGTCGCACGGTCCGCGCCGCCGGCTCGTCGTCATCGGCGCGGGACAGCTCTCGAAGTACGTGGCAAGCATGGCCTGCGCGCTCGACTATCACGTCATCGTCTGCGATCCGCGCGAAGAATATGCCGACGAATGGCAAGTGCCGGGCACCGAGTTCTCGCGCGAGATGCCCGACGATCTGATCGTGCGACTGCAACTCGACTCGCACAGCGCGGTGCTCACGCTCACCCACGATCCGAAGCTCGATGACATGGCACTGCTCGAAGCGCTCAAATCGCCGGCGTTCTACATCGGCGCCATCGGCTCGCGGATCAACAACGCGCGCCGCCGCGAACGTCTGTCGCTGTTCGACCTGAGCACGGCGGAGATCGAGCGGCTGCACGGGCCGGTCGGCATGCACCTCGGGGCGCGCACGCCTGCCGAGATCGCCGTGGCGATCCTCGCTGAAATGACAGCCATCAAGAACGGCATCGCGGTGACGCAGACGTTTGCCTTGCGCGGCGCCGACGAGGGCCCGGACAGCAATGCCGAAGGCGCCGGCAACACAACGTCTCCCGGCGACGCCGCCGCGTACCGCGCCGCCTGATCGCACGTCTTCGCCGACGTAGTTGCGGCGTCGATCACTTCGTTCGGCCAAAGGCGTAGGCGCCCACGGCGCTCCGCCATCCGCCGTCCCCCATCCCTTCGCTGCAATCGTCTGTCTGCCTGGCGACAGCGCAAAAAAAAGCGCCGCCTTTCGGCGGCGCAACTCGCTCACTCCTTACAGAGTGCTACTGCCTGGGTTGCCTCATCGTCTGCCTATCCGCACGTCGGCCGTTCGGCACATCAGTCGTGCGGCCACAGAAATGTTGCGGCGGCGTGCCCCTTCGCGGGCACCTTCACTTCCTTGCTCATCGGCCTGCCGTTGTAGGTCGCCTTCACGGTGTAGCTGCCCGGGGGCACCTTGACCAGCATGAACGGCCCCTTCGCGCGCGTATCGAGCACCGTGGTGGTGCCGCGCATGATCTGGACTTGCGCATCAGCGACGTACTCGTTGGCGCCATCACCGCGCGCCGCCATCTCGATGGACAACGGCCAGCGCGCCGCCTCCCGCTTGAAAGCGCCGGACTCGTCGCTGTCGATACCGCCCGAGACATACGACACGTCGCCCTGCTGCATCGTGGGCGGCAGCGTGCCGCCCTGCGCATGGGCGACCGATACGACCGATACCGTCGACAGGCCACCCAGCGCTGCTGCCAAAACCGCGGCCGTGGCGGCTGCCACCGACCGGCGTTGCCACTGTTGCCATTGCTGCCACATATTCGACCTCCCGTTTCATGACCTCACATCACTTCACGATGCCGGATCGCGCCGGGCGCTCAGCGGTCCTCGATGGACCATCGGCACCCAGGCGCACAAGGTAGTGCGTGGCATCCCGCGGGTACACCGCACCTCGGCTCAGCCGAGATCGACCGGGATGAAAATCTGTTGCCCGTCACGCTGCACGAGCAATGCAACGTTGTTGCCCGCCTTCTTGAGCTTCTCGCTCAGTTGCGCGGCGCTCGTGACCGGCGTGCCGTCGAGCGACAGGATGATGTCGCCCGCCTGTACTCCCGCCCGCTCCGCCGGACCGCCTGCACGGGCCACCAGCAATCCGTTGGTGACCTGCGCCGCGCGCTTCTCCTGCGGCGAGAGCTCACGCACCGCGAGTCCCAGACGCCCATGTGTGGATGCGTCGTCGTTGCTTGCCGCGTCCTGCTTTTCATTGAGCGCCGCGACGGTCACGCTCACGTCCTGCTTGCCGCCATTGCGCCAGATCGTGAGCGTCGCCTTCTGGCCGGGCCGCATGTCGGCAATCTTCTCGGGCAACTGCACCGAATCCTCGATGGTCGCACCGTTGACCGCCAGAATCACGTCACCCGGCTTCAGATCGGACTTGGCCGCCGGCCCGTTCTTGTCGATCGACGACACCAGCGCGCCCGTGGGCTTGGGCAGACCGAACGACTTCGCGAGCGATTGGTTCACTTCCTGGATCGCCACCCCGATGCGGCCTCGGCTCACCTTGCCGTACTCCTGGAGCTGCGCCTTGACCTTCATCGCCATGTCGATCGGAATCGCGAACGACAGCCCCTGGAAGCCGCCGGTGCGCGAATAGATCATCGAGTTGATGCCGATGACCTCACCGTTCAGGTTGAACAGCGGCCCGCCCGAGTTGCCCGGGTTGACCGGCACATCCGTCTGAATGAACGGCGTGTAGTTCTCGTCCGGCAAGGCACGCGCCTTCGCCGACACGATGCCCGCCGTCACGGTGTTGTCGAAGCCGTAGGGCGAACCGATGGCCACCACCCATTCGCCGGCCTTCGACTTCGACGGATCGCCGATCTTGACCGTCGGCAGATTCGTCGCCGCGATCTTGATCAAGGCGACATCGCTCGCCTTGTCGCTGCCCACGACCTTCGCCTTGTATTCGCGCTTGTCAGTGAGCTTCACCGTTACCTGACTTGCGCCGTCGACCACGTGCGCGTTGGTCAGGATGTAACCGTCCGGACTCACGATGAAACCCGAGCCGAGACTGCGCGTCGGCCCACTGTCGCCGCCGCTGTCATCGCCACCGTCGTTGCCCGGCGCACCGTAGAAACGACGGAAGAACTGGAACAACGGATCGTTCTGATCCATCCCCGGCGGCATCGGGATCGCGGCCGCGCCACGACTCGCCGACGGTTTCCCATCGTGCGTCACACTGATGTTGACTACGGCCGGTCCGTATTGTTCCGCCAGTTGCGAAAAGTCCGGCACCAGCATGCGCGGTGCGGTATTCGGGGTGTTGGACGCCGCAGCGGCAGCCGGCAACGCCGCGTTGGCATCGCTGACAATTTCCGAGGCGAGCGGGGCTTGCCAATGCTGGCGTCCCGCGACGTAGCCCCCCGTCAATGCGACGAGTACGGCACCAGCAACCAGCGTACGAGTGAACTTTGAGGTCCGCATGAGTCTCTCCTTACCGACGA
The Pandoraea pulmonicola DNA segment above includes these coding regions:
- a CDS encoding DegQ family serine endoprotease, giving the protein MRTSKFTRTLVAGAVLVALTGGYVAGRQHWQAPLASEIVSDANAALPAAAAASNTPNTAPRMLVPDFSQLAEQYGPAVVNISVTHDGKPSASRGAAAIPMPPGMDQNDPLFQFFRRFYGAPGNDGGDDSGGDSGPTRSLGSGFIVSPDGYILTNAHVVDGASQVTVKLTDKREYKAKVVGSDKASDVALIKIAATNLPTVKIGDPSKSKAGEWVVAIGSPYGFDNTVTAGIVSAKARALPDENYTPFIQTDVPVNPGNSGGPLFNLNGEVIGINSMIYSRTGGFQGLSFAIPIDMAMKVKAQLQEYGKVSRGRIGVAIQEVNQSLAKSFGLPKPTGALVSSIDKNGPAAKSDLKPGDVILAVNGATIEDSVQLPEKIADMRPGQKATLTIWRNGGKQDVSVTVAALNEKQDAASNDDASTHGRLGLAVRELSPQEKRAAQVTNGLLVARAGGPAERAGVQAGDIILSLDGTPVTSAAQLSEKLKKAGNNVALLVQRDGQQIFIPVDLG
- a CDS encoding XdhC family protein, with product MDSVDLEVLKSAVQWSRAGFFVTLGTVVRTWGSAPRPVGSMLAIREDGHMVGSVSGGCVEDDLIARIRGGDWPQDRPQLTSYGVTAEEAHRFGLPCGGTLQLVLEPVRETSRIAELLDAIAQFRLVVRELDMITGAVQMAPGHRTPPVEFDGARLITSHGPRRRLVVIGAGQLSKYVASMACALDYHVIVCDPREEYADEWQVPGTEFSREMPDDLIVRLQLDSHSAVLTLTHDPKLDDMALLEALKSPAFYIGAIGSRINNARRRERLSLFDLSTAEIERLHGPVGMHLGARTPAEIAVAILAEMTAIKNGIAVTQTFALRGADEGPDSNAEGAGNTTSPGDAAAYRAA
- a CDS encoding CoxG family protein gives rise to the protein MELRNSRQLPVARDVAWIALNDPGVLRQCIPGCQSIERVDDATWDVVIVATLGPMGGRWSGRITLTDVVPPTSYVLNFDGLGSSAGLTRGRASVALLSQGPMNTLLTYDLTAQFGGEYAHLDGPQADAAANALADTFFTRLIGLVAPHHKINDPMAADGEVAAALAADAAMRDVPSARGRFARWWPWVVAVLVLIFIVMWGNHAS